In the Clostridium sporogenes genome, one interval contains:
- the rnpA gene encoding ribonuclease P protein component yields MKENKIRKNKEFRHVYRRGKSYSNKLLVLYVCKNRYNINRLGVSVSKKVGKSVIRNRVKRLIKESYRLNLDKDMKQGYDLVFIARNSSNDKDYKDIESALINLLKKAGISN; encoded by the coding sequence ATGAAAGAAAATAAAATAAGGAAGAATAAAGAATTTAGACATGTATATAGAAGAGGCAAGTCTTATTCTAATAAACTTTTAGTATTGTATGTATGTAAAAATAGATATAATATAAATAGATTAGGCGTATCTGTCAGTAAAAAGGTTGGGAAAAGTGTAATTAGAAATAGAGTAAAAAGATTAATAAAAGAAAGCTATAGATTAAATTTAGATAAAGATATGAAACAAGGTTATGATTTGGTTTTTATAGCTAGAAATAGTTCTAATGATAAGGATTATAAGGATATAGAAAGTGCATTAATAAATTTATTAAAAAAGGCAGGCATATCTAATTGA
- the yidD gene encoding membrane protein insertion efficiency factor YidD, which produces MKNLLICIIKMYRKHISPLKRPSCRFYPTCSQYAIEAIEKYGALKGTLISIKRILRCHPFNKGGYDPLK; this is translated from the coding sequence TTGAAAAATTTATTAATATGTATTATTAAGATGTATAGAAAGCATATATCTCCTTTAAAGAGACCTAGTTGTAGGTTTTATCCTACTTGTTCTCAATATGCAATAGAAGCTATAGAAAAATATGGTGCATTAAAAGGTACCTTAATATCAATAAAGAGAATACTAAGATGTCATCCTTTTAATAAAGGAGGATATGACCCTTTAAAATAA
- the yidC gene encoding membrane protein insertase YidC, whose product MRYLNDAFVQFFKFIHGAVSNVISNPNFSYGIAIILVTLIIRLLILPLNIKQTKSSLRMNELQPEIKKLQAKYKSDPQKLNQKTMELYKEKGVNPLGGCLPLLIQWPIFIALYYVFNTLTGINGISFLWVKDLAKPDVVLAILSGATTYFSGTLMASGDSSQAAQMKSMNIGMSIFMIVISWKLKSALVLYWVINNLIQIIQTVIMKKMELRGKVEA is encoded by the coding sequence TTGCGATATTTAAATGATGCTTTTGTGCAGTTCTTTAAATTTATACATGGAGCTGTATCAAATGTAATTAGTAATCCTAACTTTTCTTATGGTATAGCCATAATTTTAGTTACATTAATAATAAGACTATTAATACTTCCTTTAAACATAAAGCAAACAAAATCTTCCCTTAGAATGAATGAATTACAACCAGAAATAAAGAAATTACAAGCAAAATATAAAAGTGATCCTCAAAAATTGAATCAAAAAACTATGGAGCTTTATAAAGAAAAAGGTGTAAATCCTTTAGGAGGATGTTTGCCTTTATTAATACAATGGCCAATATTTATAGCATTGTACTATGTATTTAATACTTTAACTGGTATAAATGGTATAAGTTTTTTATGGGTAAAAGATTTAGCTAAACCAGATGTAGTTTTAGCAATACTTTCAGGTGCAACTACATATTTTTCTGGAACATTAATGGCATCTGGAGATAGTTCACAGGCTGCACAGATGAAGTCAATGAATATAGGTATGTCTATTTTTATGATCGTGATAAGTTGGAAGCTGAAATCAGCTTTGGTATTATATTGGGTTATAAATAACTTAATTCAAATAATACAAACAGTTATAATGAAAAAGATGGAGTTAAGAGGTAAAGTTGAAGCCTAG
- a CDS encoding protein jag yields MKFIEMTGKTIEEAIDHGLKKLNTSKDKVEIKIIDEGSRGFLNFIGTRPAKIEMKLKKDYEKEVKDFLGSVLESMNVEAKIDIKEKKDVIKIDLSGPDMGIIIGYRGETLDSLQYLVSLVINKDQNCDYKRVILDTENYRDKREETLKKLARRLGHKVRETGRPVKLEPMNPYERRIIHSELQNNNYVETYSEGDEPFRKVVINLRKA; encoded by the coding sequence ATGAAATTTATTGAAATGACTGGGAAAACCATAGAAGAGGCTATTGATCATGGCTTAAAGAAATTAAATACTTCAAAAGATAAGGTAGAAATAAAAATTATTGATGAAGGAAGCAGAGGGTTTCTTAATTTTATAGGTACAAGACCTGCAAAAATAGAGATGAAACTAAAAAAAGATTATGAAAAAGAAGTTAAAGACTTTTTAGGATCTGTATTGGAAAGTATGAATGTAGAAGCTAAGATAGATATAAAAGAAAAGAAAGATGTAATAAAAATAGATTTATCAGGACCAGATATGGGCATAATAATAGGATACAGAGGCGAAACTCTAGATTCTCTACAATATTTAGTTAGTCTTGTAATTAATAAAGATCAAAATTGTGATTACAAAAGGGTTATACTAGATACAGAAAATTATAGAGATAAGAGAGAAGAGACATTAAAAAAATTAGCAAGAAGATTAGGACATAAAGTAAGAGAAACTGGAAGACCAGTTAAGTTGGAGCCTATGAATCCTTATGAAAGAAGAATAATACATTCAGAACTTCAAAATAATAATTATGTTGAAACTTATAGCGAAGGTGATGAACCTTTTAGAAAAGTTGTAATAAATTTAAGGAAAGCCTAA
- the mnmE gene encoding tRNA uridine-5-carboxymethylaminomethyl(34) synthesis GTPase MnmE yields the protein MKEFDTIAAVATPLGEGGISIIRISGDKSLDIVTSIFKGKNNRTLDDIKPYSMRYGFIIEKESKEIIDEVLVSYMKGPRSFTAEDTLEINCHGGVIPTKKILKELIKCGARLAEPGEFTKRAFLNGRIDLSQAEAVIDIIRSKTDLSMKSALKQAEGRLSKEINFIRDEMIKIIAHIEATVDYPEDDLEEITGQKIKVDLKKIINEIDNLISASEEGKILREGLNTVIVGKPNVGKSSLLNALINENKAIVTEIPGTTRDVIEEYINIDGIPIKIVDTAGIRETEDVVEKIGVEKSKEKIDEADLVIFMLDLSRKIDEEDIEIMEFIKDKKYIILLNKLDLNKDLNEENHFIKALDSKYIIKTSVKNNSGLNELKECIRNLFFSGEIKSDELIVTNARHQEALIRSKEACLQAIETLSDEISIDLASIDIRNAWKYLGEITGDALEENIIDKIFSEFCLGK from the coding sequence ATGAAAGAATTTGATACTATAGCTGCTGTTGCAACACCATTAGGAGAAGGTGGTATATCTATAATAAGAATATCTGGAGATAAATCATTAGATATAGTTACTAGTATATTTAAGGGTAAAAATAATAGAACATTAGATGATATAAAACCTTATTCTATGAGATATGGTTTTATAATTGAAAAAGAAAGTAAAGAAATAATAGATGAAGTTTTAGTAAGTTACATGAAAGGTCCTAGAAGCTTTACTGCTGAGGATACTTTAGAGATTAATTGTCATGGTGGTGTAATACCAACAAAAAAAATATTAAAAGAATTAATTAAATGTGGAGCAAGGCTAGCAGAACCAGGAGAGTTTACTAAAAGAGCTTTTTTAAATGGAAGAATAGATTTAAGTCAAGCAGAAGCTGTTATAGATATAATAAGATCTAAAACAGATTTATCTATGAAATCAGCATTAAAGCAAGCCGAAGGAAGACTTTCTAAGGAAATTAATTTTATTAGAGATGAAATGATTAAAATTATAGCACATATAGAAGCTACAGTAGATTATCCTGAGGATGATTTGGAAGAAATAACAGGTCAAAAAATTAAAGTAGATTTAAAGAAGATAATAAATGAAATAGATAATTTGATTAGTGCTTCAGAAGAGGGTAAAATATTAAGAGAAGGGTTAAATACTGTAATAGTTGGAAAACCTAATGTAGGAAAATCTTCTTTGTTAAATGCACTAATTAATGAAAATAAAGCTATAGTTACAGAAATACCAGGTACTACAAGAGATGTTATAGAAGAATATATAAATATTGACGGAATACCTATAAAAATAGTAGATACAGCAGGAATAAGAGAAACAGAAGATGTAGTAGAAAAAATTGGTGTAGAAAAATCAAAAGAAAAGATAGATGAAGCTGACTTAGTTATATTTATGTTAGATTTAAGTAGAAAAATAGACGAAGAAGATATAGAAATAATGGAGTTTATAAAAGATAAAAAGTATATAATTTTATTAAATAAATTAGATTTAAATAAAGATTTAAATGAAGAAAATCATTTTATAAAAGCATTAGATTCTAAATATATAATAAAAACATCAGTTAAAAACAATTCAGGATTAAATGAGTTAAAAGAATGTATAAGAAATCTTTTCTTTAGTGGAGAGATAAAATCTGATGAACTTATAGTTACAAATGCTAGGCACCAGGAAGCTTTAATAAGATCTAAAGAAGCTTGTCTTCAAGCGATAGAAACTTTATCAGATGAAATATCCATAGATTTAGCCTCTATAGATATTAGAAATGCGTGGAAATATCTTGGAGAAATTACTGGTGATGCTTTAGAGGAGAACATTATAGATAAAATATTTTCTGAATTTTGTTTAGGAAAGTAG